The following proteins come from a genomic window of Synechococcus sp. BIOS-E4-1:
- the purE gene encoding 5-(carboxyamino)imidazole ribonucleotide mutase, whose product MAVSLSFRFLPVAELPSPPIDPGAAPRVAVIMGSDSDLPSLQPAVLVLEELGVAVEVRVLSAHRTPLEMVSFAQQARQRGLAVIVAGAGGAAHLPGMVAALTTLPVIGVPVQSKALSGVDSLHSIVQMPGGIPVATVAIGGGLNAGLLAAQILAVESGELAERLEAYRQQLHDTVVDKDARLKDLGSREYLERME is encoded by the coding sequence ATGGCAGTCTCGCTGTCCTTCCGGTTCTTGCCTGTGGCCGAGTTGCCATCGCCCCCCATTGATCCCGGTGCCGCGCCCAGGGTCGCCGTGATCATGGGCAGCGATTCCGACCTTCCCAGCCTCCAGCCTGCCGTGCTGGTGCTGGAAGAATTGGGCGTGGCGGTGGAGGTGCGGGTGCTGTCCGCCCACCGAACGCCTCTGGAGATGGTCAGCTTCGCCCAGCAGGCTCGCCAGCGCGGTCTGGCTGTGATTGTGGCCGGAGCCGGCGGTGCCGCCCATCTGCCAGGAATGGTGGCCGCACTCACAACCTTGCCTGTGATCGGGGTGCCGGTGCAGAGCAAAGCACTCTCCGGTGTCGACTCTCTGCATTCGATCGTCCAGATGCCTGGGGGTATTCCGGTGGCCACGGTGGCGATCGGCGGTGGTCTGAATGCCGGCTTGCTGGCTGCACAGATCCTCGCCGTCGAGAGTGGTGAGCTGGCGGAACGACTTGAGGCCTATCGCCAGCAGCTGCATGACACCGTTGTGGATAAGGATGCCCGCCTCAAGGATCTGGGCAGTCGTGAGTATCTCGAGCGAATGGAATGA
- a CDS encoding N-acetylglucosamine-6-phosphate deacetylase, producing the protein MRRITDVRLPWRPGSNDPDGLSWLTLNDHNLITAAGPMPAGGAMAGESWQGDRLSRRGIDLQINGGLGLAFTELTQQDLPRLLQLLELLWRDGVEAIAPTLVTCAVAPLRQSLAVLRQARERHQAGRCQLLGAHLEGPFLAEARRGAHPLEHIAAPSVAALEARIAGFETDISLITLAPEQPGAQELISQLKKLGIHVALGHSTADADQAALAFRQGVEMITHAFNAMPGLHHRAPGPLGEACRRGDIALGLIADGVHVHPTTAVLLQRLVGNQLVLVSDALAPYGLADGEHRWDERVLLVKNGTCRLEDGTLAGVTLPLLEGTCRLASWSGDADGAIWAATMAPREVLQESLQDCFLIGDVLSNLLRWQWNESERKLAWRQAA; encoded by the coding sequence ATGCGTCGGATCACCGATGTGCGTCTGCCCTGGCGCCCCGGAAGCAACGACCCTGACGGTCTGTCCTGGCTCACCCTGAATGATCACAATCTGATCACAGCTGCCGGGCCCATGCCCGCCGGTGGAGCGATGGCCGGTGAAAGCTGGCAGGGGGACAGACTCAGTCGTCGGGGGATCGACCTGCAGATCAATGGGGGGCTTGGCCTGGCCTTCACGGAACTTACGCAGCAGGATCTGCCAAGGCTCTTGCAGTTGCTGGAGCTGCTTTGGCGCGATGGCGTTGAGGCGATCGCTCCGACCCTGGTCACCTGTGCAGTGGCCCCATTACGCCAATCCCTGGCCGTGCTCCGGCAGGCCCGTGAACGGCATCAAGCCGGCCGCTGCCAGCTGCTGGGAGCACACCTGGAGGGCCCGTTCCTAGCGGAAGCACGGCGAGGTGCACACCCGCTGGAGCACATTGCTGCTCCCAGCGTCGCAGCCCTGGAGGCACGGATCGCCGGATTTGAAACCGACATCAGCCTGATCACCCTGGCGCCGGAGCAACCGGGCGCTCAGGAGTTGATCAGCCAGCTGAAGAAGCTCGGCATCCATGTGGCTCTGGGTCACAGCACAGCAGATGCCGATCAGGCAGCCCTGGCTTTCAGGCAGGGCGTCGAGATGATCACGCATGCTTTCAATGCCATGCCGGGACTGCACCACCGCGCTCCGGGACCATTGGGGGAAGCCTGCCGACGCGGAGACATTGCTCTTGGGCTGATTGCCGACGGCGTGCATGTGCATCCCACCACTGCGGTGTTGCTGCAGAGGCTGGTGGGGAATCAGCTGGTGCTGGTAAGTGATGCCCTGGCTCCCTACGGACTGGCTGATGGTGAACATCGCTGGGACGAGCGCGTGCTCCTGGTGAAAAACGGCACCTGTCGGCTTGAAGACGGCACCCTGGCCGGTGTGACCCTGCCTTTGCTCGAAGGGACCTGCAGGCTGGCCAGCTGGAGCGGTGATGCGGATGGCGCGATCTGGGCCGCCACCATGGCGCCCAGAGAAGTGCTCCAAGAGAGTCTTCAAGACTGCTTTCTGATTGGAGACGTACTGAGCAATCTGCTGCGCTGGCAATGGAACGAATCGGAACGCAAGCTGGCCTGGCGGCAGGCTGCTTAA
- the bchM gene encoding magnesium protoporphyrin IX methyltransferase: MAPEQLLNDKQAEKKEVKGYFETTGFDRWNRIYSDSNDVNKVQRNIRIGHQKTVDEVLAWIEESGQFHDVRFCDAGCGVGSLSIPLAGMGAGFIHASDISEAMAEEAERRARDAGLDMSKLQFAASDLESLSGSFHTVCCLDVFIHYPQEAAEEMVRHLCSLTEQRLIVSFAPYTPLLAALKGIGQLFPGPSKTTRAYTLKEKGIVAAAEASGFKSVRRSLNKAPFYFSRLIEFHKA; this comes from the coding sequence ATGGCCCCCGAGCAACTGCTGAATGACAAGCAGGCCGAGAAAAAGGAGGTGAAGGGCTATTTCGAGACGACGGGCTTCGATCGCTGGAACCGGATTTACAGCGACAGCAATGACGTCAACAAGGTCCAGCGCAATATCAGAATCGGGCACCAGAAAACCGTTGATGAGGTGTTGGCCTGGATCGAGGAGAGTGGCCAGTTCCACGACGTGCGTTTCTGCGATGCCGGTTGCGGCGTCGGCAGTCTGAGCATCCCCCTCGCAGGGATGGGAGCCGGTTTCATCCATGCCAGCGACATCTCTGAAGCGATGGCCGAGGAAGCGGAGCGCCGGGCACGTGATGCAGGCCTGGACATGTCCAAGCTCCAATTCGCGGCCAGCGATCTGGAAAGTCTCAGCGGCTCGTTCCACACCGTGTGCTGTCTGGATGTGTTCATTCACTACCCCCAGGAGGCTGCGGAAGAGATGGTGCGACACCTCTGCTCTCTCACCGAACAGCGCCTGATCGTGAGCTTCGCGCCCTACACACCGCTCCTGGCAGCTCTGAAAGGCATCGGCCAGTTGTTCCCAGGCCCCAGCAAAACCACCCGCGCTTACACCCTCAAGGAAAAAGGGATTGTGGCGGCCGCGGAAGCCAGCGGCTTCAAATCCGTAAGGCGCAGCCTCAACAAGGCGCCTTTTTACTTCTCAAGGCTGATCGAATTTCACAAGGCCTAA